The Alnus glutinosa chromosome 7, dhAlnGlut1.1, whole genome shotgun sequence genome includes a region encoding these proteins:
- the LOC133872954 gene encoding glutathione S-transferase L3-like isoform X2 translates to MAATSVKEHLPPPLDATSNPPPLFDGTTRLYISYTCPFAQRVWITRNYKGLQDKIKLVPINLQNRPAWYKEKVYPENKVPSLEHNGKVIGESLDLIKYVDSNFEGPSLLPNDPAKKEFAEELIAYTDTFNRTVFTSFKGDTVKEAGPAFDHLEKALHKFDDGPFFLGQFSAVDIAYIPFVERFQIFLSDVSKYDITAGRPKLAKWIEEINKIDAYKPTKTDPKELVESFKARFT, encoded by the exons atgGCCGCTAC GAGCGTGAAAGAGCATCTTCCCCCACCATTGGATGCCACTTCCAACCCACCTCCTCTCTTTGATGGAACTACGAG GTTGTACATCTCTTACACATGCCCATTTGCACAGCGTGTGTGGATTACCAGGAATTATAAG GGATTACAAGACAAGATTAAATTAGTTCCAATTAACCTCCAAAACAGGCCTGCTTGGTACAAGGAAAAAGTCTACCCCGAAAACAAG GTGCCATCATTGGAACACAATGGCAAAGTCATTGGGGAGAGTCTTGATTTAATCAAATATGTAGACAGCAACTTTGAGGGGCCTTCTCTTTTGCCCAAT GATCCTGCGAAAAAAGAGTTTGCTGAAGAGTTGATAGCCTACACTGACACCTTCAACAGGACAGTGTTTACATCATTCAAAGGAGACACAGTAAAAGAAGCTG GTCCTGCTTTTGATCACTTAGAAAAGGCTCTTCATAAGTTCGATGATGGGCCATTCTTCCTAGGCCAATTCAGTGCG GTGGACATAGCTTACATTCCATTTGTTGAAAGATTCCAAATCTTCTTATCGGATGTGTCGAAGTATGATATCACAGCAGGAAGGCCTAAACTTGCAAAATGGATCGAG GAGATAAACAAGATCGATGCTTACAAGCCAACAAAGACGGATCCCAAAGAGCTTGTTGAATCCTTCAAGGCTCGCTTTACG TGA
- the LOC133872954 gene encoding glutathione S-transferase L3-like isoform X1, translating to MAATSVKEHLPPPLDATSNPPPLFDGTTRLYISYTCPFAQRVWITRNYKGLQDKIKLVPINLQNRPAWYKEKVYPENKVPSLEHNGKVIGESLDLIKYVDSNFEGPSLLPNDPAKKEFAEELIAYTDTFNRTVFTSFKGDTVKEAGPAFDHLEKALHKFDDGPFFLGQFSAVDIAYIPFVERFQIFLSDVSKYDITAGRPKLAKWIEEINKIDAYKPTKTDPKELVESFKARFT from the exons atgGCCGCTAC GAGCGTGAAAGAGCATCTTCCCCCACCATTGGATGCCACTTCCAACCCACCTCCTCTCTTTGATGGAACTACGAG GTTGTACATCTCTTACACATGCCCATTTGCACAGCGTGTGTGGATTACCAGGAATTATAAG GGATTACAAGACAAGATTAAATTAGTTCCAATTAACCTCCAAAACAGGCCTGCTTGGTACAAGGAAAAAGTCTACCCCGAAAACAAG GTGCCATCATTGGAACACAATGGCAAAGTCATTGGGGAGAGTCTTGATTTAATCAAATATGTAGACAGCAACTTTGAGGGGCCTTCTCTTTTGCCCAAT GATCCTGCGAAAAAAGAGTTTGCTGAAGAGTTGATAGCCTACACTGACACCTTCAACAGGACAGTGTTTACATCATTCAAAGGAGACACAGTAAAAGAAGCTG GTCCTGCTTTTGATCACTTAGAAAAGGCTCTTCATAAGTTCGATGATGGGCCATTCTTCCTAGGCCAATTCAGTGCG GTGGACATAGCTTACATTCCATTTGTTGAAAGATTCCAAATCTTCTTATCGGATGTGTCGAAGTATGATATCACAGCAGGAAGGCCTAAACTTGCAAAATGGATCGAG GAGATAAACAAGATCGATGCTTACAAGCCAACAAAGACGGATCCCAAAGAGCTTGTTGAATCCTTCAAGGCTCGCTTTACG TAG
- the LOC133873334 gene encoding probable serine/threonine-protein kinase PIX13 yields the protein MGLSLGSLSREPDHLATPLLVTPAVASSSSEGAGGDAKILETPNLKIFSFSELKTATKNFKTDRFLGKGESGKVFKGWMDEKTLKPSKAGTGMAVAIQELYSDNMRDSQERQSEVNFLGRLYHPNLARLLGYCWEDEQLLLVYEYVQRGSLENHLFRMNPEPLSWDILLKIAIGAARGLAFLHNLENNVTYSCFKASCILLDKNYNAKVSKFGWAKLGFHSTVHMDRGYAAPEYLEKGCLCENSIVYGFGVVLLEMLTGLRGFDPKRPKGKEYLVDWWKPFLCSEGEVKAFMDVRMKGQYSSQAALQVAQLTLKCIASNPKSRPSMEEVVEALEGIEAMKEKPEESDITSWP from the exons ATGGGCCTTTCCTTAGGATCTCTCTCTCGTGAACCTGATCATCTTGCCACCCCGTTACTAGTCACTCCAGCTG TGGCATCAAGTAGTTCAGAGGGAGCTGGTGGTGATGCGAAAATCTTGGAGACGCCCAACTTGAAAATATTCAGCTTTTCAGAGTTGAAGACTGCCACTAAGAATTTCAAGACCGACCGTTTTTTGGGCAAGGGAGAGTCTGGGAAAGTTTTCAAGGGTTGGATGGATGAGAAGACGCTCAAACCTTCTAAGGCCGGCACTGGAATGGCAGTTGCTATCCAGGAATTGTACTCAGACAATATGCGAGATTCCCAAGAGCGGCAG TCAGAAGTAAATTTTTTAGGAAGGCTTTATCATCCCAACTTGGCCAGGCTTTTGGGATACTGTTGGGAGGATGAACAGCTGCTCCTTGTGTACGAGTACGTGCAGAGGGGAAGCTTGGAGAATCATCTTTTTCGAA TGAATCCTGAACCACTTTCCTGGGACATACTACTGAAAATAGCCATTGGAGCAGCTCGTGGCCTGGCTTTCTTACACAATTTAGAAAACAATGTCACATACAGTTGTTTTAAAGCCTCATGTATACTTCTTGATAAG AACTACAATGCAAAAGTCTCAAAATTTGGGTGGGCAAAATTGGGGTTTCACAGCACGGTGCACATGGATCGTGGGTATGCTGCTCCGGAATACCTTGAAAAAG GTTGTTTGTGCGAGAACAGTATTGTGTATGGCTTTGGTGTAGTGCTGCTCGAAATGCTAACAGGCCTACGGGGGTTTGATCCAAAAAGGCCCAAGGGAAAGGAATATCTGGTGGATTGGTGGAAGCCATTTCTTTGTAGCGAGGGAGAGGTGAAAGCCTTCATGGATGTGCGGATGAAGGGCCAATATTCATCCCAGGCTGCGTTGCAGGTAGCGCAACTAACTCTAAAGTGCATAGCGTCTAATCCTAAAAGCCGACCTTCCATGGAAGAAGTTGTGGAGGCATTGGAAGGGATCGAAGCAATGAAGGAAAAGCCAGAAGAATCCGATATCACCTCATGGCCATGA